The genomic stretch AGCAGCGCCGGTACGGTGTCGAAAGTCAACGTCAGCGAAGGCGATAGCGTGGCCGTTGGCGATGCGCTGATCGAGCTTTAAGGGCTTTTCGGAATGGATAAATTAATCACTCTATGGGAAGGCTCCGGGCTCTATAACCTGGAGCTTGGCCAAGCGGTCATGATCCTGGTGGGGCTTGGGCTACTCTACCTGGCGATCTACAAGAAGTTCGAGCCTCTGCTGCTGGTGCCGATTGGGTTTGGCGGTATTTTGGCCAACATTCCCGAGGCCGGTTTGGCGATTTCGGCGTTGGATCAAGCCATTGAAGTGGCCAAGCCCGCCGTGCTTGAGCAAATGGCGGCGGCGCTGGGCGCGACGCTGGACCCGCTGGCCGGTGTCGAGGGTTGGCGCGAGACCCTCAAGGCCATTGCCCACGACTCGGCCGCGCCGGATCAGCTGCGCGCTGCCAAAGACGTGGCGGTGAGCGTCGGCTACAGCGATGGCATGCTCTATAACTTCTACAAGGTCGCCATTGGCTCGGGCATTGCGCCGCTGCTGATCTTCATGGGCGTTGGAGCGATGACCGACTTCGGCCCGCTGCTGGCCAACCCGCGCACGCTGTTCCTGGGGGCGGCGGCGCAGTTCGGTATCTTTGCCACGCTGTTTGGCGCGGTGCTGCTGACGTCCATGGGCATCATGGATTTCTCGCTCAATCAGGCGGCGGCGATTGGTATCATCGGCGGGGCGGATGGTCCGACGTCGATCTACGTTTCCAGCGTGCTGGCGCCTGAGTTGCTAGGGGCGATTGCCGTCGCGGCCTATGCCTACATGGCACTGGTGCCGTTGATCCAACCGCCGATCATGCGCCTGTTGACCACCGAAAAAGAGCGCAAGATCACCATGACGCAGCTGCGTCCGGTCTCCAAGCTCGAAAAAGTGGTCTTCCCGCTGATGCTGTTGATTGCTGTGGCGCTATTTCTACCGGACGCGGCACCGCTGCTAGGCATGTTCTGCTTTGGTAACCTGATGCGCGAGTGTGGTGTGGTCGAGCGTCTTTCCGATACGGCGCAAAACGCGCTGATCAATATCGTGACGATCATTCTGGGGTTGTCGGTGGGTTCCAAGCTGATGGCGGAGAGCTTTTTGGCGTTCGAGACTCTAGGGATTCTGGGCCTGGGGATCGTGGCGTTCGGTATCGGCACCGCCGCCGGTGTCTTGATGGCCAAGCTGATGAACCTGGTCAGCAAAATGCCCATCAACCCGTTGATTGGCGCGGCAGGTGTGTCTGCCGTGCCGATGGCGGCGCGCGTGGCGAATAAGGTCGGTCTGGAAGCGAACCCGCACAACTTCCTGTTGATGCATGCCATGGGGCCGAACGTGGCTGGGGTCATCGGTTCGGCGGTGGCTGCCGGGGTAATGATCAAGTACCTGGGCTAGGCGGCTCGTTAGACAGCACGCCTGCCGCTATAGAACGCGGCTTACCGAGCAAGCGCTCGTGTAAGCCGCGTTTTTTTTATATTTGCTGTAGCTCAATGGCTGTTTTAAGACGATTTTCTAGGCCGCTGATATCCAGCTCGACATCCCGTGGCCAGCCGATGGTCAAACTCACGCCGTTGCCATCGTACGCTGCCTGTTGTACGGGCAGGCCCTGCTCGTCGCACCAAGCCCGGGCTTGCGCCTCGTGGGCGAAGCTAACTTTCAACTCATAGAGATCCCGCTCGACGACTTCCCGGGTGGGCAGCGTTTCGAGCCCGGCATTCACCGCCTGCGCATAGGCGCGGGCTAACCCGCCGGTGCCGAGCTTGGTGCCGCCAAAGTAGCGAATCACCACACAGCCAATCTCGCCGAGTTGGCTGCCCTGCAGCGCCTGAAACATGGGGCGCCCTGCGGTGCCGCCCGGTTCACCATCGTCAGAAAAACCGATGTGGGTTTGCTCGCCAGGCGGGCCTGCGATGAAGGCTGTACAGTGATGGCTGGCATTCGGATGGGCGGCTTTGGCCGCGTGTAGCAGCGTGTCGAAGGCGTCGGTGGTCGGGGCGTGGCACACCCAGGTCAAAAACTGACTCTTCTCGACGTCGATCTCGGCGGTGTGCCATGTATCAAGGGCTAAATCAGGAACTCGAAAACGCAACTAGGACTCCCGGCAGGGTGGATGACCAGTTAGTGATGCCGGGGGTCCGTGGCGTGTTGGGCCACGCCCATCACCATGCCCAGCACCTGAATATCACAATTATGCAGGAAGAGATCGGGCATGGCTGCATCTTCCGGCCATAAATGAATGCCCAGGCGACTAATGGAGAGCTGTTTTAGCGTTACCTCGCGCTGGTTGATCGTCGCAACGGCGGTCTCTTGATGAGCGTCGTGCTGGTGACGGTGAATGATGATGACATCGCCGTCGAACAGGTTGCAGTCGCGCATGCGGTCACCGCGAATACGCAGGGCGTAGGTGTTGCGACGTGTGACGCGAGGGGGTGTGCACGCTTGGCGCGTATGTGAGGAAGCGCTGCGAGACGCTAACGGGTGAGGCGTCGATGGCGCTACCGGTTGAGACAGCGTCTGAGGGGATACGTAAGAAGGGACGTGAGACGTTACCCGAGAGGATAGGCAGGTCGTCATAGTGTGTTCTCCCATGCAGCGCCCGTTGCCAAGGCGTTTGATTGAGTCGATACCTGTTGTTTTATTCTGTGGTGTCTATTCATACAGTGGTTACAGTATAAGCCTGTTTTTGCATACAGTGCTAGTCCTGTCTTTCGCTTGGCTCATCCGAAAGACGCTTAAGCCAGCATGGCTCTGGACCACGCTGCGACCCAAGACCGCAGAGCCCGACTGGCGGGAAAGGGCCTTTCCGTGTAGAGTTCGACCCAAAATCAATGTGCCTGGAGTGTCTTTTGAGCCTGT from Halomonas meridiana encodes the following:
- a CDS encoding YigZ family protein translates to MRFRVPDLALDTWHTAEIDVEKSQFLTWVCHAPTTDAFDTLLHAAKAAHPNASHHCTAFIAGPPGEQTHIGFSDDGEPGGTAGRPMFQALQGSQLGEIGCVVIRYFGGTKLGTGGLARAYAQAVNAGLETLPTREVVERDLYELKVSFAHEAQARAWCDEQGLPVQQAAYDGNGVSLTIGWPRDVELDISGLENRLKTAIELQQI
- a CDS encoding LexA family transcriptional regulator, which produces MTTCLSSRVTSHVPSYVSPQTLSQPVAPSTPHPLASRSASSHTRQACTPPRVTRRNTYALRIRGDRMRDCNLFDGDVIIIHRHQHDAHQETAVATINQREVTLKQLSISRLGIHLWPEDAAMPDLFLHNCDIQVLGMVMGVAQHATDPRHH
- a CDS encoding sodium ion-translocating decarboxylase subunit beta, translating into MDKLITLWEGSGLYNLELGQAVMILVGLGLLYLAIYKKFEPLLLVPIGFGGILANIPEAGLAISALDQAIEVAKPAVLEQMAAALGATLDPLAGVEGWRETLKAIAHDSAAPDQLRAAKDVAVSVGYSDGMLYNFYKVAIGSGIAPLLIFMGVGAMTDFGPLLANPRTLFLGAAAQFGIFATLFGAVLLTSMGIMDFSLNQAAAIGIIGGADGPTSIYVSSVLAPELLGAIAVAAYAYMALVPLIQPPIMRLLTTEKERKITMTQLRPVSKLEKVVFPLMLLIAVALFLPDAAPLLGMFCFGNLMRECGVVERLSDTAQNALINIVTIILGLSVGSKLMAESFLAFETLGILGLGIVAFGIGTAAGVLMAKLMNLVSKMPINPLIGAAGVSAVPMAARVANKVGLEANPHNFLLMHAMGPNVAGVIGSAVAAGVMIKYLG